In Halalkalicoccus subterraneus, a genomic segment contains:
- a CDS encoding M42 family metallopeptidase has product MAVDPDFEYKLLTRLTEARGVPGYEDRVREIVREELTPHVDAIRTDAMGNVIGTIEGDSEYSVAVAGHMDEIGFMVTHVDDDGFLAVDPLGGFDPRVLKAQRVTVHTPEGDLPGVIGSPPPHTLDEEERERTPKTEDVRIDLGLDPAAVEERVSPGDLVTMEQGTELVGEHVTGKAIDNRVSVFALIEAARRIENPQVTIHFAATVQEEVGLRGARALGVDLDPDLAIALDTTVANDVAGFEEREYVTELGAGAAIKLKDSSVITSPKVHRRLAAVAEESGITHQFEVLPAGGTDTAGFQTPAGAKPVGAISIPTRYLHTVTESAHVEDVEAVIDLLVAFLESETGEFDYRL; this is encoded by the coding sequence ATGGCAGTCGACCCCGACTTCGAGTACAAGTTGCTAACGCGCCTGACGGAAGCCCGCGGCGTGCCCGGCTACGAGGACAGGGTACGGGAGATCGTCCGCGAGGAACTCACCCCCCACGTCGACGCGATCCGAACCGACGCGATGGGCAACGTGATCGGAACGATCGAGGGCGATTCGGAGTACTCGGTGGCCGTCGCGGGCCACATGGACGAGATCGGCTTCATGGTCACGCACGTAGACGATGACGGCTTTCTCGCGGTCGACCCGCTAGGCGGGTTCGACCCCCGCGTGCTGAAGGCCCAGCGGGTGACCGTCCACACCCCGGAGGGGGATCTCCCGGGCGTGATCGGCTCGCCGCCGCCCCATACGTTGGACGAGGAGGAGCGCGAGCGGACCCCGAAGACCGAGGACGTGCGCATCGACCTCGGGCTCGATCCGGCGGCCGTCGAGGAGCGCGTTTCCCCCGGTGATCTCGTGACGATGGAGCAAGGGACAGAACTCGTCGGCGAGCACGTCACGGGCAAGGCGATCGACAACCGCGTCAGCGTCTTCGCGCTGATCGAGGCCGCCCGGCGGATCGAGAACCCGCAGGTGACGATCCATTTCGCCGCGACGGTCCAAGAGGAGGTCGGGCTTCGCGGGGCGCGAGCGCTCGGGGTGGATCTCGACCCGGATCTGGCGATCGCGCTGGATACGACCGTCGCGAACGACGTGGCGGGCTTCGAGGAACGCGAGTACGTCACCGAACTCGGTGCGGGCGCGGCGATCAAGCTGAAGGATTCGAGCGTGATCACCAGCCCGAAGGTCCACCGCCGGCTCGCGGCGGTCGCCGAAGAGTCGGGGATCACCCACCAGTTCGAGGTGTTGCCCGCAGGTGGGACCGACACGGCCGGCTTCCAGACGCCCGCGGGCGCGAAACCCGTCGGCGCGATCTCGATCCCCACGCGTTATCTCCACACCGTCACCGAGAGCGCCCACGTCGAGGACGTCGAGGCGGTGATCGATCTCCTGGTCGCGTTCCTCGAAAGCGAGACCGGCGAGTTCGACTACCGGCTCTGA